The DNA region gacggagaagagagagcggaaggcaGGGAGATAACGAGACTGCCtaacgagaaagagagaaacacaaaggatatgagaaacgaggaaaggacacagTCGTTCTCGGCCCGCACAGATACCGGCTTTGGGTGTCCTGTCCAAATGAGATCCAGATACGTAAAAAAAATGAGACGCGACGTTAACGTCCGGCCTTGCTTCTGAACCAACTTGCAGTagcctttctctgtcccttccccttctgtttgtctctcctcggaaTCTTGTATTTCGttccccttcgtctctcttcttatctcccttcttctctctcttcttctctcccttgttctctctcttcttctctccctccttctctccctccttctctcccttcttctctcctcttgcaGCCTTCGCAGTCCTCACCATGGTGATGGGTTCGGCGATTTgctcgagaaaaacgggaagtGTCCCTAGGCGTCCCGGAGCCGCAAAGTCCAGAAGCGACCAGAACTCCTGTAAATTGTTTTGAATCGGCGTCGCTGACAAAATCAGCCGATGCGGAGTGGGCAACTGGCAACCAGACCAAAAACGcacaagaaaaaaagcgacagaaaacgaatGAAAAAGGCGGCGCAGCTGGGGAAGCCAGAGACAGATGAGCCTCTTCACGCATAGCGCACCTCACACAAATTTTACGCTGCAATGTACACACTTGCTTGCATATACtgatatatggatatatattGACGTGTAATTACACAGGTGACTGCTTGCACGGCCGATATCGGTGTAGAGACGGGAAAGCGGTGATTGTATACGCctacagagacagacgaaaagTTAGACTAGCCGTGAGCTACgaagacaggcgcgcgcTATGCTGTGTGTCGATCTACGTTCCTGGACAAAACGATACGTGATTTTGATGGACCTAAGTGCATGCAAACGTAtagcggcagagagaaacaaggatgcatgcgcgaagcGTATACACACCAACATAAATAAATATGCACAGGGGGCATGAAGATCCTGCGAATATTTAGGGACAGTGTGCCTAAAAATATGGAAATTTCAGATCTGCACAAAGAGTGGTCCGGCTCCACTTTGTGGACGAACGCGAGCGCAACCGACTTGCTTGACCGCCAAGGTAATCGCAGCGTGAGGATTTCTTATTTTTTGCCCCTCATCCAAAATGATCATCTTCCACACGTGTCGCAACAGAAGCCGCTGCAGAAAAACAAACCcaaggaaaacggagacgaaaaaacgcttcagaaaagaggaaagcgcgtTTTCGAGTTGAAGCCTCTGGTCGTCTCCGCTCACTCATAGCCCGACAGCGCAGCTCTGAGAGGAACGTGCAGGCCGGAGGAACGTTTTGCCGATTAGAGAGAAATGTGCActggaaaggcgaaggaatGAAGGACAGTCAATGCGGCGAAAACAAGCCGACAAAGACGACAAGCTTACCAGATGCATTCGAAAAGTCTCGTATGTGGTCAGGAGAATGCCGTTACTCTCCTCAGCTCCCCGCGCCGCTTTCTCCAAAAGGTTGACACTCTACGCATGCGGGAAGGGACCACACATGCACGCGTGTGGGGATACCAACCAGTAAAAGAGGCATGCGCAGCTCTGTTTCTTGAGGATATGCACGAAACACATGTGGATAGATCTCTTCATGCAAAGCTACTTTTACACATGTATGTACAGGGGTGAACATATACTCGTTCAGGCATGTGTTTGCAGAAAGCAAGACAAGCATGCAAATCGTCTGAGCGCACATGCAGCGGAACGTTCACAAGAATACCACGCGCATGTGTACAAGGGGTATGTGTATGAAAGATCCATGTGTACTTGGTGCAGTTCTGTTAGTCGAGGTAACCGCACCCGAAATCGTTACCACGAAACGCGCACCAAACAAAAAGCGAGAACTGAGAAGACGGTGCCGGCACATGTCAACGTGCCTCATCCCTCTATGGGCGCTTTCACATAAATACACAAATACATCCTTCagcaaatatatatatatatacatatatatacatatatatacatatatatatatatatacatatatatgttttaTGCATGTGCgcctgtgtgtgcatgcatatttgAGTGGCTATGGAGACGTGCGTTGGAGACTGGGCGAATCTCGGCTGTTTCCGCTGCCGCTTGCCTTGTGGTGAAAAAGGCAGACGCGCAGGGGAGGATACCAGAGATGAAATTCTTTCGTCCACTGATGCAAAACGGTTGCGGGGCACACGACGATGACGCCTCCGTTGCCTCCCTTTCGAGAAGACGGGTGCTGAGAAGAGACATTCGCGGCTGCCTGCGCGGCGTCCAGCGGGAGCGAGGCCGCCAAGGCTGCCCGAGTGATTGCCTGTCGCTGGAAATCCCACAGATCCTGGAAACagcggggcagagagagaataagGATACACGGGATGGCAAACCCAAATGAGGAAGGAAGACTTGTTTCTGGTCGCCGGGGGAGGCGACATCCACTTTCTTTTCGAGTTCTGGTTCCCCTTTGCTCACCTTCATAACTCCGGAATGGTGAAGTGCAGCGAGGAACGCGACAGCCTGAATCGTTTTGCCAAGACCCATCTCGTCTCCCACGATCCCCCCGACGCCTTGTTTGAGCAGTTGCCAGAGCCACCGGACGCCGGTCTGTTGATGCGGATACAGGTTTTCCCAAATGTATTTGGGGACTCGGAGGAAGGACTGcgcaaagaggcgagaagggccATCGCGAtctccgcctccgtcgctctcgcctggCAAgcgctcttccgcctcggcaGAGATAAGGATGTCCTCTCGGCAGgctgcgccgtcgctgtctcgagCGTTCGCTTCAAAAACTGCTATGCGACGACGATACACCTGGAGCGAGGAATCGTCAACGAACGCGTTGTGCAAACTTCGatggggagaagaggcgggcgaacgagagagagagagagacgaaaggtcTCCCGGCAGACGTTGCCGAGGCGGTTCGCCAGGCGGATCTTCTGACGGCTCGGAAGAAGCTGGCGCCCCGACCTGCTCAAATGTGGaatctcctttctcttccagcgCGCTGTCAGACGCAACGGCAGCCTGTCGCCCCGGCGACGCGcccgtcgcgtctcctcttccgctcgcCCCTCTAGGGTTGAATCGCCTCTTCGTTGCGAGCTCGCCCGCCCCAACGCAGACACTGCGGGGCAGGTACCCTCGCGGTGCGCCGCTGCCTAGAGCTTGGTCAGCTGAGTCGTGGCCGGTTGGGCATTGAGAatccccctctctttttcttttcaaaGCCGCACGACCAGACGGCCGGTGTGATGGCTGCTCACTCGTCCGTGGGCCAGACCGACTTGTCTGAAGCCCTCGAcgcctctctgttgtctccgtCTCAGGCGTCCAGCAGTCGTCCTCGTCCAGGTCCGCctgctcctcttcgtcttcctcgtcttcctcctcttcctcctcttcctcctcttcctcctcttcctcttcctcctcttcctcctcttcctcttcctcctcttcctcctcttcctcctctttctcctcttcatgGCCTTCTCGGTAGGGCCCCTCAGAGCCAGTTCGCTCGACGGAGCAGCCGAAATCCACCGCGCgttccttgtctttctccgtgtctccctccgctTCCCGAGTGCTTGGTCGATCTTCGCTGTGAGTTCGGTTGTCTTCCTTTCGCATGCATTCACGAAAAGGGGGCTCTACGCCGCCTCCCGTTTTCAGGCGCAGTGCATCGCTCGCGGCATTCCTGGGAAGAGGCAAGAGGCGATTCCGCGAAAActccgtttccgtctctctctctccacagctCTCGGTCAGCTTGTCTCCGACAGCTGGTTCCAAACGCGAGGCAAATCCTCTCACGAGTTCATCGAGGCCGGTCCCGCTCCGGTCTTCCACTCCATAGCCAGAAGAACATGCAGCATTCTGTCCCTGCACTGTCTGCTCGGCTCTGAAAACATCGTCCTGTCCCCGGGCATCTGACGAAGAAGTTCGTTCAGCGGAAGGGGCGTTCGACCGGCTGATCAACTCCGGACACGACGGAGAGGATGAAGCacccgaggaagacgatgtCGATGCCAACGAtcggtttttctgtctctgttttttcaaTGTTGCTTCCTGTTGCTGAAGTTCCTCTTGAACGCGTTCTTCTACCGCAGAGGCAGATACAGCACGTACGCCGAGACGttgaaaaagagacaaagagagggacgagtCCAGGACGCTTCCGGATTCGTTGGCTACGGACTCAAGTGAGCTGGCTGCTGCAAACAGAGGAATGCCATCACCCTCTTTACCGTGTGGTAAAGGTGATGCCTCTTTTGATTGGGCTGTTGAGACGATACTACCACCAGGGGCTGAAAGCGCCACGGtagcgccttctcgtctgttACTGTCTACAGCATGGGTATCTGCACTCTGGCATTCTTTCGAATACGGCCTGGAATTCTTCTCACGGTCTTTTGAGGCCATTCCGGCAGCACATGGCGCGAGAGGACTCGACGCGACTCCGCCCGAAGCGGGAGTGTGTTGCTTCTGTGGCCATGCTCTTTGGCTTGGATGCTCAATGTTGAGACCTGAGAGATCACCTGCCTCAGCAGCGGATCGCTCGGCCTCCCAATTTTCATGACCTGCGTGGAAGGCTGGATTGGCTCTTCCAGAGTTGAGGGAGTCACTCTGTTTATCGGTGCATGCGTCATTTGTTGGCGCCATGGGTGAAGGTAGCGGGAGAACCACAGGGCGCGAGACGTTTGTTTCTTGGACGGCAAGCAAAATAGGCAACGCGAGACCGGCGGCGAGGGCTCCTCAAAGCACGCGCGCGCACGAAGAACAGCAAGAGACCGGCAAACGCGTCACTTGGCAGTTGTCATGCTGGAAAAGCAACTCCCTTTGTCTGTCGGACAATCTCAGGAGCTGAAGCGAAGCCGCCATCggggtgtatatacacaaGAAGCGCCGCCGCACAGATGCCGCAGAAAGCCGACGGTTAGCGGCCTCAAAACTGAGTGACGAGGGAAATAGGGCGCCTCTGTGTTCTGTTtgaagcgaagaaacgaggcaGTACCACGTGTCTCTGTGACAGAACGAACTGGAAGATGCAATTCATCGGTTCCGGGAACAAGATCGGTTTCTAACTACTGCGGAGAAATGTGCAAGACCCGCAGCGAATCAATTGTAACTGGACAGCTTTGGGGGCAATTTCTCTTACAACACAGTTTCGGGGGTGAAATGAAAttcaagaagaaaaacaacggAATATGCGAATCACTGTGACGAGTTGTGCCCAATTCATCTACAACAGAAATGGAAACTTCCCTTACGCAAACCCAAAGACAAGAAGGCCTCGCGCCTTTGCGACAGACCCGTGTGAATGACCCTCAAGGGATGCCTGAACGTTGCTTGGCTGGTCGTTTAGACAACTCACCGGCTTTCAGTCTAAACGGAAGCATTTTCCGCGGGCCAAATTTCcccagaagggaaaaaaaaTTAGACTGAAGTGTTTGCAAGTAAGCTTCTTTCGCGATTCTGTATCTGTCGCATCTGAGAGGGCAATCTGCAAGGCcgttgcatgcacaggaAAAAACCCACACGTCGGGCGTCACAGTGTCGTTAGCATGTAATTACGACAATGAAAACGGATAAAACGACGCCTTCcagcctcgcttcttctgaTTTTCCGCTTTTGTTTGGTGTTCGTTTTGTGGGACGCCATCTAAAAAGCGGGGCGTGTTTTTTTGTGATCTTCCGTGGGGCAGAACTGTGACAACAAAATTTGAGTCGTGTGAGCATAGTTGAACGGTAGCGTCTGTCGGGAAGGGCTTTTGCGAACCGATCGTGTGTGTAGCAGAAGCAGAGCGTGATCTATGCAGTCCTTTTCGTATCTGAGCGGTTTTGTATTTTTTTTTAGACGCTGGTTGTACAGACTGCAGTAATTTTTGTCTTCgccagggagacgcggctgCCACCCAGCTGTGTTTGACTCTAGAATCAGCAGAGTTGAACTATGGTTCAGTCTTTTTCGGCCTCTTCTCGTGGGTGTGGCGATAACGTAGCTGAAGCCATGTGGTATGCTTGCCTTTCCTGCGCAAAAGATCTCGGGTGGTTCGACGGGCGTTCTTTGTCGCGCAATCGCGCGGAGACGTGAGACCTACGTGTCGCCCACAAAAAGCGTTGAGCTCGTCTCTGTGCGTTGATATGCCGCGAAAAGTGGAACACGTTTACACAGAGGGTTGGGTTACGCAGACGCGGCGATACAGTTTGTATATGTGGCACTTGTGGATGAAACTCCCAGTGGAAACGTGTCTCACTCACTGGCTAAAACGACCCGATTCCTTGTGTGCGCGCAACCAGGTGCCAGACTGCACACAAAGGTGGACAACGCTCTGAAAGTAACTGTGCGCAGAGGCCGAACAGGCAAACGCCTGCTGAAGGAATGCCAAGTGTCGCAGAAAAATGAGTCTGAGCCAACGCATTTCGGGTACAGGCATACGCCGAACAGTTCACCACCGCATTGATAAAGCTGCTCTGCAATGAAAATGGCGAAGTTCAAACATAACTTTACAACGTCACCCCGTAGGGAGAATGAATAGAAAACCTACATGTATCGGCCTTGGGGTGATTCGTCGGAAGATAATTTGTGGCATATGCGCGGAAAAATAGAGATCAAAGCTCAGCAGCCAGGCATCGATCTGGTTCTCAGCCATGTCATCGTTCGTATTCGTTTGATACAGGTGCATTTATGGAACTTATCACGAGACGAACAGCACATTTGAACTCACACTAAATGGAGCCTCCTTGCTGTCAAggacgtgtgtgtgtcactGTTTGGTGATAACGGTCTGCAGCGACTGATATATTGGCAAAGCTCGAGAGCCCCACGAAGATATTTTTTATACTCAGAAAGAAGCCCGAATCCTGCCAGAGGGGGAGCAAAACCCCGGATGGAGATGTCCATTTGAGGTTCTTTTGGCGTGGCACGGGGTCACGCCGTCGCGTATGCTTCCATACCGCAGCAAGCGTACCGAGTAATTCATGGTTCCCTTCTTCGGTTTTTTGTGCCATCGACTCCAGGGGGCATAAAAgatgaaagagagaggggactTTTTGCAAGACATATCAAAGCTTGCTGCGGTCTGCGTGATGTAGACTTTAGACTGGAACGCTCACCACCCACAATGGCCGTTCACTTCATAGAGAACCCACTGCTCACACGGAGGTGAACGCCGTCTAGTAACACGCATTCCGTGACGATGTTACAGATTACAGCTGCTTGTTCACTAAATGGACGCGGAAAGCCTTGTATTGTATGCCGGGAGGGTGACAGCTGTTTCTCTTCAAAGATTGTGTGCTTTCGTGCATCCTAGAACCACACTCACATTTGCCTGTTTTGCCATTTTCGGCCAATTCCTCACGAGCAACATACCAGCAGGTAGGCAGCTGGTTTCATGCAAAAACTAATGTTTGTTTACGTAAAACTTCGTCCCGACGGCCTATCCACCGGCGCTGAAAAATCGTCTATATCCCTAGATCAGGGCTCCTTTCCGCATTCCACAGTCCTTCGGGGGCACAACCGGCCACTCAACTCtgttcgcctttctccagTGGTATGTCTTGGCTTTTTTTGCGGCACATGTCAGTGAACCGTGTGCAGACGAGTCACGAGAGGTGTGCGGCTCCGTCGGAGCAAGCCTTCTAAATCTCCGAACAGATTGGCCTCAGTATGCGACACTGTCAAGCCGTCAGTTGACTTGGTGTGTTTATTCTAGTCATCTTGTTCTAGACGGGTACTTTTTGTTCTCTTGATTCTCATTCCTCAGTTTGAGTTGCCCCTGCACTGTTCACTGGCTACCTGTTTTTCCCGCTTTTGTTGTCCCAGAGGGGTTAATTGAGACTGTTGTACATCTCCCGTTTCAAGACCCAGGAAGTGTTGATTacgcctgtgtgtgtgtgtgtgtgtgtgtgggttAGGTGAATTACTCTTATACGCACGGTTTGCACAGAGCgtgccgcgcgtctctgacCTGTGAATCCAAGCGCGCGATCCAATGAAAGCGAGAACAGCGGAGGGTTCCTCCCCGTTTGTGCATGCCGCTTCAGTACCTTCTTCAGCTTCCTCCCCCTTACATATTGTGTttccttttgcttttcccGTGCACCATCCTGATGGCTGCTGTCGTTCGAACTTGTCGAATTCGCCTCCGCACAGACACTTTCCTTGCCCCATGTGAAGCCTCCGAAGTCTTGCGAGGGAGGTTAGTGCACAACATATCGGCGTCAACTGGTCTCAAAACGTGTTGTTCTGCTTCGATTGGACAGTTTCAGCATGCCTCTTGTCTTTGGAGAAAATCCACAGTTGCCACTCGTTCTTTTTGTAATAGGCCTTCATATCCGTATGCAAAGAGTATACTTCCGACAGTCGCAATTCGGCCACTCTCATTGGCGAGGCAAGGAATCTCAGTTGCGAATCGCACGTGGTTGGGCGACCATGCTCTCAAATGTCCCCATTATGATGTGCAAGTGCCGATAGCACCGTCCGAGCGCGCATTTTTTTGCGACTGTCGTTCACTTTTCTGTTCCCAAACATTTTTTGTCGTGACTGCTACCACGGTCGAAAGGCAAAGCTTCAAGGAAAATACCAAAAACGGAATATTACGTGTGACTGTTCAGTCTGAAAACCCTTACAGAGTACCCTCGCTTTTGAGGCACTATCGTGGCCTACATATCGGGTCTGTGGAACCTAATCTTCGCGAATTTCCGCCAAGAAAAATCACTTGGCAACAAGAAAGGAAAGCCCTTCTAAGTTCGGAAATGGCGAGACAACAGCCTGAATCCTCAGAAGAAAAGCGCAAGAACTCAAATTACCCTCCCGGATTAGAAGGTGTCGTTGCGGGAGAATCTGCCATATCAAGTATTGGACCGGCCAGCTTAGCAGGCGAGTTAAGAAGCCAACGAGAAAAGTCAACTTGCTTGAGTGTTTGTCGTTTGCCAAACGGAAGGGAAGGTTGGAATCTGACCGCGTTTAATGACTGGGAGCCGCGTTCCTCTtcagccgcttcttcgtctgcttgcAGAGAGGGCTGGGTGAACTGGGGTTCTGCGCACGTAAGTGATACGGGTTGCGGGCGTTGGGACATGGCAGATACCGTTGCCTTGtgcgtctcgttctctgcatatatatgcatctatgtGAATCAGTATAGGTATGAGCGCATTTAGGCAAGTGTGGAAGAGTCGATGCCATTTCGGGGGTTACCATGTCTAAGAACATGAGAATATGCCGTGTCAGCGAGTCCGCGTGGCATCCTAGGCGAAGGCCACACGGATTTGCAGGTGAACGCGGAATTGAAGTGTATCATCCGGGTATTTTTGCCGTCATGTTGCCGCAGGTTTGACATACCGGGGCTACCGCATCGCTGACCTGACTGAGAAAGCGACCTTCGAAGAAgtcgtgtttctcttgttGCATGGTCGTCTTCCAACGAAGGATGAATTGGAGCGTCAACATCAGGAACTTGTGAAAGCTCGTATATTACCGCCTGTCCTTAAAGCCTGCCTCGAGCGCTTCCCCAAAAGTGCACATCCTATGGTACTCATTCGAGAGGAACCCAAAAGGACAAGCACACCATGTTCACAGAGTGCACACTATTACCGTTGAGAATGGGTGAACCGGGTCTTTTCAAAGAGAAATCGCCTTGCTATCTTATGAATCAGAAACCGccagtttttctttccgaGAAGATATCGTTTTGTCTACGCTATTGGTGCTTTGCGGTCTGTCCTAAGGTTGAAACCAGCACCACCACTTGAAGCATCTGCGGGGAATATCTCAGTTCCATTTGCTGAATCGTAGACCGTGGATGCCAAAACGAGTTAGTCCACGCACGCCCGAGTGAgattttctctcgtttcgttAGCGCTTTCGTGTTTTCCGTTAGTCCTGGAAATGATTATCTACTTTCTACAACGGTGGCGCTCGTGCATGTACACAATATCTTCACGTCGAAGAACCTCGCAGCGATCCCATTCCTCACGACGTTGTTTTCAAGCTTTGCCAGCACGCATGACACAGATGCATACGTTGGCTCTGTGTGCTTGCAGATATATTTAGATATGAATATAGTATGGATGTGACGACGCACAATGATGCATAAACATCTAGATAGCGGCAAGGCCAAAAAGTGTATTTTTTTGATACACATACAcgtatgtatgcatgtatgtattcCGCGAGCGCGTCTGTATTCGTGCATAGAAAGTTCTCTGTTTAATCGTTTTTGTTGTGAGTGTTCGCTTGGCACCCAAGTCCTGTCGGCAGGCACATCCCCGGCCACTTTTCGCGTCTATCAACAGCAATTCAAGCGATTcccctttccgtttttctcttcatctgTATGACTCAGGATGTCCTGAGGACAGGCTGCTCGGTGATGGGGATGCTGGAGCAAGAAAGAGTCCCGCCAGAGCAGCAAGCGAAGGTGGGTTTCGATGTCAAGCTgttgaaaaagaaaaggtcTTTCCCGTAGAAGGTCATTTCGTGGTGCACCGTTTTCCGCCGCTCACTACAAACGGCGCTGCTGCCTGCAGAGTTAAGGTGCATAGAAGAGCTGCTTGAGGGCATCCTTCCGCTGTGCCTTCCCCCAtcgtgtctccgtccgtGCGTGTATGCAGGGTCCAACTCTATCTGCGATGGGGAGGCGTTTCCATGTCGATTGCTTTCCCCgcatctcttttttctctctgcttgagGGCTGAGCGAACTGCTGTACAGATCTTCTGGAGCCGATGCGGCACTTCTGTTGTGAGCTGGGAGAGCCGTTTTTTGTGGGAAATCAGTAATTCTAAAATCATCGACTCCAGACCGTTCACTAGGGGTTCTGGTGTTTGAACGCCCGCCGTGATGACCAGTGTTCACCAACAAGTCCAATACGTGCGTTGGCAGTCTCTGGGATCTCTTGCTGTGTGGCTATTTCTTGTCTTCAGATCGGTGTCAGATTGATAGGCATATACAGTAGCATATTGTTCTACTGGTACCACTACGCTCATCACGGGATAAGAATATGCGAGGAAACCGATCCAGCGGACTCCGTCGCTGCCCATTTCCTCAAGCTCTTAAATCGACATGACTCTCTTGCTGAGGTAACGTTGACGCGACCCTCCTTTTCAGCTTCTATCAACCACTCAACATCTTCGTCAGTGGGGAGCGGGCTTTTTTGGTATCCAAGAACATGGCCATATCCGAACATACCTAAGCATCTAAAAGTGTGTTTTGGCATGTGTCGATCCTGTAAGGAAAGATACTGGGGCACGCCAGGTGTGTCGAAGATACAGTGTGTCGCGGCTTCACGCACTGAACAATAGCGTCTGAAGTAAATGTAAGTCTGAGCTTGCTCTGTGGTGTTGTGTTGTCTGTCTGCGAATCATTACGTTCATGGGCacacgaagaaacagaaacataATCGACACGTTTTCGTGGTGTTGCAATCCGTCgtccgtatatatatatatatatatatatatataaaacCGGCACGGTGCGTCTGAAGATGCACGGAGCGTCCATGCAGTAGAACCACGATTTGTTCGCTTGTcccggtgcatgcagttatctcttgcttctctttcaTCAACCAAGCGGATGGCGTACCGCATGTAGATTGTGTAGCGTTCTCCGCCCGCGACGCCTTGGCTCCGGTGTTCTTTTTTTCAGCCTCATCCTCTCGAAGTGAAGACGGTCGATGTTTCTCTCAT from Neospora caninum Liverpool complete genome, chromosome VIIb includes:
- a CDS encoding putative DNA excision repair protein — encoded protein: MAPTNDACTDKQSDSLNSGRANPAFHAGHENWEAERSAAEAGDLSGLNIEHPSQRAWPQKQHTPASGGVASSPLAPCAAGMASKDQERVQEELQQQEATLKKQRQKNRSLASTSSSSGASSSPSCPELISRSNAPSAERTSSSDARGQDDVFRAEQTVQGQNAACSSGYGVEDRSGTGLDELVRGFASRLEPAVGDKLTESCGERETETEFSRNRLLPLPRNAASDALRLKTGGGVEPPFRECMRKEDNRTHSEDRPSTREAEGDTEKDKERAVDFGCSVERTGSEGPYREGHEEEKEEEEEEEEEEEEEEEEEEEEEEEEEEEEEEEDEEDEEEQADLDEDDCWTPETETTERRRGLQTSRSGPRTSEQPSHRPSGRAALKRKREGDSQCPTGHDSADQALGSGAPRGYLPRSVCVGAGELATKRRFNPRGASGRGDATGASPGRQAAVASDSALEEKGDSTFEQVGAPASSEPSEDPPGEPPRQRLPGDLSSLSLSRSPASSPHRSLHNAFVDDSSLQVYRRRIAVFEANARDSDGAACREDILISAEAEERLPGESDGGGDRDGPSRLFAQSFLRVPKYIWENLYPHQQTGVRWLWQLLKQGVGGIVGDEMGLGKTIQAVAFLAALHHSGVMKSVNLLEKAARGAEESNGILLTTYETFRMHLRLLLRHVWKMIILDEGQKIRNPHAAITLAVKQLPTPHRLILSATPIQNNLQEFWSLLDFAAPGRLGTLPVFLEQIAEPITMGGYANASRERVETAYRCACLLRKVALPLILRRSKKEMQEFLRLPNKAEEVLLCHMTPEQYALYVDFLAAQKARFSRNHYHPNDSFASPYEASEETLEKRERCRMLFTLSVLRKIANHPDLLLVHNDVRPEDYGNPERSGKLIVLREILRVWKAEGRRVLLFAQTVQMLDILQTFLENCDTSLPSSSPSAAPSPSGDSSLPSVKRENEEGKKSGRKTAGSKDRGFSFLRLDGGVPVASRHAIVDRFQRDSSIFALLLTTRVGGVGLNLTAADRVARERSWRIGQSKDVCIYRLLTSGSMEEKVYHRQVFKFFLSQKVLQDPRQRKFFKRNDLQEMLEPPPPPPGFSASTALGDAGASSNYRDWLRGGIRCERRAAEKAFKREREEEATEKKKKARKARGERADVEDETWHAFQRAAAESGAQGEGDFGEDLARENNLILKTLLDAKGIKTSLTQDDVERPLLDAAIVDRQSRDIAKAAMRALRDSQLERMSHGIHVPTWTGKRGRAGIPAAARRAQASSSRPSSSLSSFNSSSSSPGLAASILAGLRKLQQTLVRKEEKETKDEEKETRDEENETRDEEDETRDEENETKEENGTGDEARVAKTRQTEAAA